Below is a window of Halomonas sp. Bachu 37 DNA.
GCAACTGGCGTCGCGAGTGGCGCAGCTACAGGCCACTCGGCAGAAGCTCGCCGCCGCCCAGGAGGCGCAAGCCGAGCTGGAAGCGCAATACCGCGTCTGGGGCACGCTCAGCGAGGTGGCCAACGGACGTACGGGCAACCGCATCAGCCTGCAGCGCTTCGTGCTTGGCGTACTGCTGGATGATGTCTTGATTCAGGCCTCCGAGCGGCTGGTGCGCATGAGCCGTGGGCGCTACCAGCTGGTGCGCCGCGAAGATCCCTCGAAAGGCAATCGCGCCTCGGGGCTGGAACTCGATGTGGCGGATACCTATACCGGCAAGAATCGCCCGGTGGCGACCCTTTCCGGCGGTGAGTCGTTCATGGCCGCGCTGGCGTTGGCGCTGGGCCTTTCCGACGTGGTGCAAGCTTATGCGGGGGGCATCCAGCTGGATACACTGTTTATCGACGAAGGCTTTGGTAGCCTCGATCAGGACGCTCTCGACCAGGCGATCGCCATGCTCAGTGAATTGCAGATGGGCGGGCGCATGATCGGTATTATTTCCCATGTCAGCGAACTCAAGGAGCAGATGCCGGTCCGTGTGGAAGTGCGTGCCGGTCGTCAAGGCAGCACGGTTGACGTCAAGAATCCGTTATCAGGATAAGAAGACGGTAATGAGAGTGTGGCGTATTTCCCGCGAGTATCGGTCGGACAACTCGTATCGGTCGCACAACTTTTGGAGCACGCGATGAACGCAAGCAAGATTCTTCAGCAACTGATGCAGCAAGCCGGTAGCGGACAGAAGGGCAGCGGTGTGGACGTCAAAGGGATTCTGGATGGCCTTTCCAAACAGCTGGGCGGTAGCAACGAGAAGCAAGGCGATGACGCCTCCGGCGGCTTTGACATGAAAAGCCTGCTCGGCGGAAGTGCCATGGGCTTGCTGGTTGGCTCCAAGCGTGGTCGCAAGATGGGCGGCAAAGCGCTCAAGTATGGCGCTATCGCGGGTGTCGGCATGCTGGCGTGGAAAGCCTGGCAGAGTTCTCAGGCCACCAAGAACGAGTCGACCGCGGATAATGGCGAGGGCGAGCGGGTCGAGGTACTGAACGGCGAGTACCAGGAGCGGCGCAGCCTGGAGCTGCTCCAGGCGATGATCATGGCCGCCCGTGCCGATGGGCACATCGACGAACAGGAGCAGGCGCTGATCACCCAGCAGATCGACGCGCTGGGCGCCGACCAGGAGATGCACGACTGGGTCGAGCGGCAGCTGAAGGCGCCGCTGGATGCCCAGGCGCTGGCCCGGGAAGCGGATTCTCCCCAGGCGGCACGCGAGATGTATCTGATCAGCGTGGCGGTGACCGACGAGCAGAACCCCATGGAGCGCGCTTGGCTCGATCAGCTGGCGACCGCCTTGAAGCTGGACAAGGACGTCACCAAGGAGCTGGAGCGTCAGGCGATTGCCGCTGGCTGATTCAGGAAGTCTTTATCTTCCAACATACCAGGACCCCACCGGCGATACATTGGCTGAACGCCGGTGGGGCGGGGCATTTCAGAACAGCCCGGCGGCTTCTAGCCGCCGACGATATCGCCGCCGTTGGGGTGAAGGGTCTGGCCGCTCATGTAGGAGGCGTCCTCGCAGGCCAGAAACAGCATGCAAGAGGCAACTTCATTGGGCTGGCCGGGGCGTCCCAGCGGCGAGTGCTTGCCGAATTCGGCCACTTTCTCCTCGGGGAACGAGGCGGGAATCAACGGCGTCCAGATGGGCCCGGGTGCCACGGCATTGACCCGAATGCCATCTCCCGCCAGCTTGCTGGCAAGTGCTCGAGTCAGCGACAGGATGGCGCCTTTGGTAGAGGAGTAATCCACCAGCAGGTCCTGGCCACGGAAGGCGGTGACGGACGTTACGTTGATGATCGACGCACCGGCCTGCAAGTGGGGCAGGGCCGCCTGGACCACGAAGAACTGACCGAACAGGTTGGTATCGAAGGTACGCCGGATCTGCTCTTCGGGAATGTCGGTGACGTTATCCTGGGCGTGCTGCTCGCCGGCGTTGTTGACCACCACATCGAGCCTGCCGAAGCGTTTGATTGCTTCGTTTACCACTCGCTCGGCTTCCGCCTTGTTGCCGATATCGCCATTGAGTGCAACACCTTCGTGGCCCTCGTCGCGCATCAAGGTCAGTGTGGTTTCGGCATCGTCGTGCTCATCCTTGTAGTGAATGACGACGTTGGCACCTTCACGGGCGAACAGTACGGCGGTGGCACGGCCGATACCGCTGTCGCCGCCGGTGATCAGCGCGGTTTTACCCTCGAGCCGGCCCGAGCCGGGATAGCGCGGGCGATAGTCCGGCTCCGGCGACATCTTGTACTCCTTTCCTGGTTGGCGGGCTTGGGTCTGACCTGACGTATCCATCGTCTTGCCTCCTTCTT
It encodes the following:
- a CDS encoding tellurite resistance TerB family protein; the encoded protein is MNASKILQQLMQQAGSGQKGSGVDVKGILDGLSKQLGGSNEKQGDDASGGFDMKSLLGGSAMGLLVGSKRGRKMGGKALKYGAIAGVGMLAWKAWQSSQATKNESTADNGEGERVEVLNGEYQERRSLELLQAMIMAARADGHIDEQEQALITQQIDALGADQEMHDWVERQLKAPLDAQALAREADSPQAAREMYLISVAVTDEQNPMERAWLDQLATALKLDKDVTKELERQAIAAG
- a CDS encoding glucose 1-dehydrogenase — its product is MDTSGQTQARQPGKEYKMSPEPDYRPRYPGSGRLEGKTALITGGDSGIGRATAVLFAREGANVVIHYKDEHDDAETTLTLMRDEGHEGVALNGDIGNKAEAERVVNEAIKRFGRLDVVVNNAGEQHAQDNVTDIPEEQIRRTFDTNLFGQFFVVQAALPHLQAGASIINVTSVTAFRGQDLLVDYSSTKGAILSLTRALASKLAGDGIRVNAVAPGPIWTPLIPASFPEEKVAEFGKHSPLGRPGQPNEVASCMLFLACEDASYMSGQTLHPNGGDIVGG